The Imtechella halotolerans DNA window GCTTTAGGTGCAGAAGTAACCTGGAGTTCATGTAATATTTTCTCAACTCAAGACCAAGCTGCTGCTGCTATTGCTGCTGCTGGAATTCCCGTATACGCGTGGAAAGGGATGAATGAAGAAGAATTTGACTGGTGCATTGAACAAACTCTCTTCTTTGGAGAAGATCGCAAGCCATTAAATATGATCTTAGATGACGGTGGCGATCTTACCAATATGGTTCTTGACAGATACCCTGAGTTGGCTACGGAGATCAAAGGTCTATCTGAAGAAACAACCACAGGGGTTCACCGTCTATATGAACGTGTTAAAAATGGGACACTACCAATGCCTGCTATTAACGTAAATGATTCCGTTACAAAATCAAAATTTGATAACAAATATGGTTGTCGTGAAAGTGCAGTTGATGCTATACGTCGAGCTACCGATGTAATGCTTGCAGGAAAACGAGTAATTGTATGCGGATATGGCGATGTTGGAAAAGGAACTGCAGCCTCATTCCGTGGAGCAGGATCTATTGTAACCGTTACTGAAATTGATCCAATTTGCGCTTTACAGGCTGCAATGGATGGTTTTGAAGTTAAAAAACTAGATACGGTCATTGAAAAAGCCGACATTGTAATTACAACTACAGGAAATAAAGACATAGTCGTAGGTCGCCATTTTGAAAAAATGAAAGACAAAACCATTGTGTGCAATATTGGTCATTTTGACAACGAAATTGACATGGCCTGGTTAAACAAAACATACGGTGATTCTAAAGTGGAAATTAAACCACAAGTAGACAAATACCGTATTGGAGGTAATGACATTATTATTTTGGCAGAAGGGCGTTTAGTAAACTTAGGTTGTGCTACTGGACACCCAAGTTTTGTCATGAGTAATTCTTTTACAAATCAAACTCTGGCACAAATAGAATTATGGAATTACGCAGATAAATATGAAAATGACGTCTATACACTTCCAAAACATTTAGATGAAAAAGTAGCACGTCTCCATTTAGAAAAAATTGGGGTAGAGCTGGAAGTACTAAATGAAGAACAAGCCAATTATATAGGTGTAACTGTGGAAGGCCCGTACAAACCTGATTATTACAGATACTAAGCGTAATATAGTATAAAAGCCCTTGCAAATGCAAGGGCTTTTTTAAAACACACAATAGCTACTTTAAATTTCCCCAAGCAGCCACTTATATACTAACTACGTTGAATAGTGAGTCTTACAAAACAACAAAACGTATGTTATTACTGCGTATGTTTTGTGTGATTTTAGGATTATGAAACAGCCATCAGCATTGTTTTTTTAGTAACATTCCGATAACGTTTCCAATAATATTCTTACTAAAAAAGCCTTCCCAAAATTGGGAAGGCTTTTTTAAAATTATAAAAGAACTATTTCCTAAGCCTCGAATGGTACTACAGAAACATAAGACTTATTGTCTCTCTTCTTTTCAAATTTTACAACACCATCTACTTTAGCGTGCAATGTATGGTCTTTACCCATATACACGTTTTCACCTGGATGGTGAGCGGTACCACGTTGACGAATAATAATATTACCGGCAATTGCAGCTTGACCGCCAAAAATCTTAACACCTAAACGTTTCGATTCTGATTCTCTACCGTTCTTGGAACTACCTACACCTTTCTTGTGTGCCATGACGTTTTATATTTTTACGGTTAGACTTAGCTTAACGCTTCTATTAATTCTGCTTTCTTCATTGAAGAGTATCCCTCAATGCCTTTTTCTTTAGCTATATCTCTCAACTCAGCTACAGTCAATTTACTCAAATCATCTGCAGGAGCTGCAACTTCAGCTTCTTTTTTAGCCTCTACTTTCTTTTCTGCTTTTTTAGCTCCAGAAGCTATAATATTCTCAACTAAAATTTCAGTAAGAGATTGACGGTGACCATTTTTCACCTTGTATCCTTTACGTCTTTTCTTTTTGAAAACAATTACTTTATCACCTTTAAGGTGCTTAACTACTTTTACTTCTACTGAAGCTCCAGTTATAGCTGGGGCGCCTATAGTAACTTCACCATTGTTGTCTAAAAGAAGTACATTGTCAAAAGAAACTTTCGACCCTTCCTCACTAGCCAAACGATGAACGAATACTTTCTGGTCTTTTGCAACTTTGAATTGCTGCCCTGCTATCTCTACAATTGCGTACATAGCGTATCGTTTAAAATTTAGTTAACTACTTCCTTACAGCTTATCGGTAAGGCGGGTGCAAATATACAGCTAAATACTTAAACTGCAAATGTTTTATTCCTTACTGCTAGTTTTTTTTAAATTCCAGCTGGGTTTAAACTTTTGCATAAATGTTAAAGTTAAAATTACTGTCGATGCCGCACCTTCAATCAATAGACCAAAAACAAGTACACCAGGACCTACTTTAAAATCACGCATCCATCCTCCCATTACTTTTTCAGGAAACTCTGGGTTTAGATGAAACATATAAATAGCCATGAAAACTGAAAAAATAATTGTTGCTAGAAAACCAGTATATAAACCTGTAACAAAACCATTATAATAAGTAAAGTTGTCACCAGATAGGGCTCGTTTCCTTTTAATAGACAAATATATTCCGAAAGCCATTATCACCCCATTAAACAGCCTAAGTGTAGTATTTTCATGCAAGTCAAATAACTTAACAATTAAAAAATAAGCTATCAAGCCAATGGCGGTTATTATTCCATACCGCATATGCACATTTGTTTTCATACCTATTGAATTGACTTATTAATACCCAATTAAATTACAAAAAAAATATTCTTCTCAAGCACACTTAATAAATAAATACTTTCATTAACAGCACTTTACGGCTGTATCGTCTTTTTATAAGATAAAAAGTGTAACTTTAAAGAACCACCACCTACATATATCTAAAGCAACTCAATAATTAAATCCATAATGAAACAATTTATTTTCTCAATGGCCACCATACTCTCAATTGGAAGTTCTTCTTTGGCACAAGAAGTGACATTTCAAGAGTATGAATTAGATAATGGCCTTCATGTCATTCTGCATCAAGACAATTCAGCACCAGTGGTAGCTACAGCTGTAATGTACCACGTTGGATCCAAGGATGAAGATCCAGGTCGTACAGGATTTGCTCACTTTTTCGAACACCTCCTTTTTGAAGGAACAAAGAATATCGAACGTGGAAAGTGGTTTGACATTGTTTCCGCTCAAGGAGGAACCAACAACGCAAACACCACTCAAGATCGCACATATTACTACGAGGTATTTCCCTCCAATAGTCTTGAATTAGGTCTATGGATGGAATCTGAACGCATGCTTCATCCTGTTATTAATCAAATAGGAGTAGATACTCAAAATGAAGTAGTAAAAGAAGAGAAAAGACAACGTATTGACAACGCTCCTTATGGAAAAATAATGTATCGTACTGGATTATATCCTCATCTATTTAAAAAGCACAATTATGGCAAATCAGTAATTGGCAGTATGGAAGATTTAGATGCCGCCAAATTAGAAGAATTCATTGCTTTCAATGACAAATTCTACAACCCAAACAATGCGGTTTTAGTGGTAGCAGGTGATATCAATGTAACCGAAACCAAAAAAATGATACAAGAATACTTTGGACCTATCCCTAATAAAGCTCCAAAATTCCAGCGTACCAAAATAGAAGAAGAACCTATTACAGAGGCTATTAAAGTAACGGAGTATGACAGCAATATACAAGT harbors:
- a CDS encoding DUF4199 domain-containing protein, coding for MKTNVHMRYGIITAIGLIAYFLIVKLFDLHENTTLRLFNGVIMAFGIYLSIKRKRALSGDNFTYYNGFVTGLYTGFLATIIFSVFMAIYMFHLNPEFPEKVMGGWMRDFKVGPGVLVFGLLIEGAASTVILTLTFMQKFKPSWNLKKTSSKE
- the ahcY gene encoding adenosylhomocysteinase; its protein translation is MSTKTVPYVAYKVKDISLAEWGRKEIELAEAEMPGLMSLREEYKDQQPLKGARIAGCLHMTIQTAVLIETLVALGAEVTWSSCNIFSTQDQAAAAIAAAGIPVYAWKGMNEEEFDWCIEQTLFFGEDRKPLNMILDDGGDLTNMVLDRYPELATEIKGLSEETTTGVHRLYERVKNGTLPMPAINVNDSVTKSKFDNKYGCRESAVDAIRRATDVMLAGKRVIVCGYGDVGKGTAASFRGAGSIVTVTEIDPICALQAAMDGFEVKKLDTVIEKADIVITTTGNKDIVVGRHFEKMKDKTIVCNIGHFDNEIDMAWLNKTYGDSKVEIKPQVDKYRIGGNDIIILAEGRLVNLGCATGHPSFVMSNSFTNQTLAQIELWNYADKYENDVYTLPKHLDEKVARLHLEKIGVELEVLNEEQANYIGVTVEGPYKPDYYRY
- a CDS encoding M16 family metallopeptidase; this encodes MKQFIFSMATILSIGSSSLAQEVTFQEYELDNGLHVILHQDNSAPVVATAVMYHVGSKDEDPGRTGFAHFFEHLLFEGTKNIERGKWFDIVSAQGGTNNANTTQDRTYYYEVFPSNSLELGLWMESERMLHPVINQIGVDTQNEVVKEEKRQRIDNAPYGKIMYRTGLYPHLFKKHNYGKSVIGSMEDLDAAKLEEFIAFNDKFYNPNNAVLVVAGDINVTETKKMIQEYFGPIPNKAPKFQRTKIEEEPITEAIKVTEYDSNIQVPMKVLVYRTPDMKDRDTYVLNYISTLLTGGKSSRMYKKMVDEKKMALQVIAFADALEDYGTYIMAALPIGNISLDDLQTEMDTEIERIQNELITEKEYQTIRNKFENQFVNSNSSMEGIANSLANYYLFYGDTNLINKEIEIYRSITREDIQRVARKYLNKNQRLEMDYLKQSTK
- the rpmA gene encoding 50S ribosomal protein L27 is translated as MAHKKGVGSSKNGRESESKRLGVKIFGGQAAIAGNIIIRQRGTAHHPGENVYMGKDHTLHAKVDGVVKFEKKRDNKSYVSVVPFEA
- the rplU gene encoding 50S ribosomal protein L21 produces the protein MYAIVEIAGQQFKVAKDQKVFVHRLASEEGSKVSFDNVLLLDNNGEVTIGAPAITGASVEVKVVKHLKGDKVIVFKKKRRKGYKVKNGHRQSLTEILVENIIASGAKKAEKKVEAKKEAEVAAPADDLSKLTVAELRDIAKEKGIEGYSSMKKAELIEALS